Proteins co-encoded in one Herpetosiphonaceae bacterium genomic window:
- a CDS encoding CpaF family protein: MSLLKRLNSEPAPPSPTAPAATASPPAAAPVLNTPPAATHAPSVEASGEGVTRAKMLELSLAITDRILASFGSQTQIERTAETERLIQERFANYYRQSGTNLSQEQIKALYGMVMTEIYGFGPIQSLLDDDACTEVMVNGPQMVYAEHKGKIELTDIKFLNDDHALKIIDRIIRPLGRRIDRKWPMVDARLPDGSRVNAIIPPCAIDGPTITIRKFSKTKLQVADLIRFGSMTKEMADFLQACVVSKLNIVVSGGTGSGKTTLLNVLSNFIPEEDRIVTIEDSAELKLAQDHVVRLEAKPAEVDGTGRVAIRDLVINSLRMRPERIVIGECRGGEAFDMLQAMNTGHDGSLTTLHANSPRDGISRLETMCMMAGMDMPVAVIREQIASAINLIVQQTRLRDGSRKVSAITEVQGLESGTVVLQDIFILEEKGMTPEGKMITEMRPTGVRPKFTPQLEANGFKLPPSIFGAVFPGRR; the protein is encoded by the coding sequence ATGTCTCTGCTTAAGCGTCTCAATTCCGAACCTGCTCCGCCATCGCCCACCGCTCCGGCTGCCACGGCTTCGCCGCCTGCCGCCGCGCCGGTGCTCAACACGCCGCCTGCCGCTACGCACGCTCCCAGCGTGGAGGCCAGCGGCGAAGGCGTGACGCGGGCCAAAATGTTGGAGCTGTCGCTGGCGATCACCGACCGCATTCTGGCGTCGTTCGGCTCACAAACGCAGATCGAGCGCACGGCAGAGACGGAGCGCCTGATTCAGGAGCGCTTCGCCAACTACTACCGGCAGAGCGGCACCAATCTCTCGCAGGAGCAGATCAAAGCGCTCTACGGGATGGTCATGACTGAGATCTACGGCTTCGGGCCGATCCAGAGCTTGCTCGACGACGATGCCTGCACCGAGGTGATGGTCAATGGCCCGCAGATGGTCTATGCCGAGCACAAAGGCAAGATCGAGCTGACCGATATTAAGTTTCTCAACGACGACCATGCGCTCAAGATCATCGATCGCATCATCCGTCCGCTCGGTCGGCGCATCGACCGCAAGTGGCCGATGGTCGACGCGCGTCTGCCCGACGGCTCGCGCGTCAACGCGATCATCCCGCCCTGCGCGATCGACGGCCCGACGATCACCATCCGTAAATTCAGCAAGACCAAGCTTCAGGTTGCCGACCTGATCCGCTTCGGGTCGATGACCAAGGAGATGGCCGATTTTCTCCAGGCGTGCGTCGTCTCGAAGCTGAACATCGTCGTGTCCGGTGGTACTGGCTCCGGTAAGACGACGCTGCTCAACGTGCTGTCGAACTTTATCCCCGAAGAAGATCGTATCGTCACGATCGAGGACTCGGCGGAGCTTAAGCTGGCTCAGGATCACGTCGTGCGCCTTGAGGCCAAGCCCGCCGAGGTCGACGGCACGGGCCGCGTCGCGATCCGCGATCTGGTGATCAACTCGCTGCGTATGCGTCCTGAGCGGATCGTGATCGGCGAGTGCCGTGGCGGCGAGGCCTTCGACATGCTCCAGGCGATGAACACCGGCCACGACGGCTCGCTCACGACGCTTCACGCCAACTCGCCCCGCGACGGGATCTCGCGTCTTGAGACGATGTGTATGATGGCCGGTATGGATATGCCCGTGGCGGTGATCCGCGAGCAGATCGCCTCGGCGATCAACCTGATCGTGCAGCAGACCCGTCTGCGTGACGGCTCGCGTAAGGTCAGCGCGATCACCGAGGTGCAGGGCCTTGAAAGCGGCACCGTGGTGCTTCAGGACATCTTCATCCTCGAAGAGAAAGGCATGACGCCTGAGGGCAAGATGATCACCGAGATGCGCCCGACCGGCGTGCGGCCTAAGTTCACGCCGCAGCTCGAAGCCAACGGGTTCAAGCTGCCGCCGTCGATCTTCGGCGCGGTCTTCCCCGGACGACGCTAG